The Candidatus Margulisiibacteriota bacterium genome includes the window GAGAAGGGGAAGGACTTAGCCGTTCTGACCCATCAGATCCAGCGCAACCCGCTCAACGACGACATTATCCACATCGATTTTCGCCACATCGTCATGGACGAGGCGATCAAGACCCGGGTCCGGGTGGAGCTGACCGGCAACCCGATCGGGGTCAAGGAGAGCGGCGGTGTGCTGGTCCACGGCCTGCGCGAGGTCGAGGTCGAGTGCTTGCCGACCGACATCCCGGACAATTTTACGGTCGACGTGTCCGACTTGAAGATCAACGATTCGCTGCACGTTGCCGATCTGGCCAAGACCGCCAAGGTCAAGATCCTGACCACTCTGTCCGAAATGATCGCCAATTGCTCGCCGCCGACCAAGGAAGAAGAGATTGCCGCGCCGGTCCCGACCCCTGAAGAGGTCGCCGCCGCGGGTGACGCGACCAAGGCCGTGGCGGAAGAACAGGTCAAGGACAAGGCCGCGCCTGGCGCGGCCCCGGCCAAGGAAAAGGCCGAAGCCCCTAAAGCCGAGAAAAAATAGCAAGATTTTCTCGGCAAAATCCGATAAAATAGTAGTATGTCTGAATTTTCAGCTGAAGGCGGCGGTGTTCATCCCGGCAAACCGATAATCTGGCCTACCGGGAAATCCTCTTCGACCCCGGTTTCCAGCAGCCAGCAAACCCAAACCCCCGGCAGCGTCAAGAACGTACCGACCCAGACGGCGCCAACCCGGACCAGTGAAGCCGCGCCCGCCCAAACCGCGTCGGCGACCACCGGCACCGGCGCCCCGGCCAAAGGTGCTCCGACGGTCGCCCGGCCCCTGACCGTGGAGGATATCCGCTCCCACCTGCTGCAGCAGCAGATCGAACCGACCGATTTCAACACCAAGCTCGCCTCCTTGATGCTGCGCAACGGCGTCGAGATCTCCCGCACCAATTTTGTGAAGGTCCTGACCATGCTCC containing:
- a CDS encoding 50S ribosomal protein L25, which encodes MEKIELEGKKRETAGKELKKLRAAGQIPAVVYGKKIKPLNIVVDRKLFVKNILRSEAGMNAIVTLKLTGEKGKDLAVLTHQIQRNPLNDDIIHIDFRHIVMDEAIKTRVRVELTGNPIGVKESGGVLVHGLREVEVECLPTDIPDNFTVDVSDLKINDSLHVADLAKTAKVKILTTLSEMIANCSPPTKEEEIAAPVPTPEEVAAAGDATKAVAEEQVKDKAAPGAAPAKEKAEAPKAEKK